In Nostoc sp. UHCC 0926, a single genomic region encodes these proteins:
- a CDS encoding cyclase family protein, whose product MVDPPAHWNPDYPAIDELPATFAVRPLVIIPIQDQVALDPNYHLNIFDTQDWERKHGRIPKGSVVFVRSDWSSSWPNPELATRTKFPGVKLEALQFLHLQRQILFHGHEPLDTPMAGGYAIALIYFLSTIRSTRKL is encoded by the coding sequence GTGGTTGATCCCCCTGCTCACTGGAACCCTGACTATCCAGCTATTGATGAATTGCCAGCTACTTTTGCCGTTCGCCCTCTAGTAATAATTCCGATTCAAGATCAAGTTGCCCTAGACCCCAATTACCACCTGAATATCTTTGATACTCAGGATTGGGAACGCAAACATGGCAGGATTCCAAAAGGCTCTGTTGTGTTTGTTCGCTCTGATTGGTCTTCATCATGGCCAAACCCCGAATTAGCTACAAGAACTAAGTTTCCTGGGGTGAAGCTAGAAGCTTTGCAGTTTCTCCACCTTCAGCGTCAAATTCTTTTCCACGGACACGAACCCCTTGATACGCCTATGGCAGGCGGGTACGCGATCGCACTGATATATTTTCTCTCTACGATCCGCTCAACGCGAAAGCTTTGA
- a CDS encoding glycosyltransferase family 2 protein, translated as MPKITVCIPTFNRVHLLPYAIDSVLNQSEQDFELIVCDDGSSDRTPELMSQYTDHRIKYIRHLQNIGKSNNMRSGFDAASGEYFIKFDDDDRLTPDFLASTAAILTQDSSIDFVGTDHWIIDINNGRDEAKTQENSHRWGRKNLPAGIVDNLLEVVFIHQSFQIGATLFRRQTLQELGYMQPNLQNCEDNDLFLRLALAGKNGYYLPELLMEYRSHAEQQGINRAIPYLFDKMRYLESYKFESEKIETIRKNRLTETQLLLGLRLIEKGETQKGRELVLAGQSFSTPKAWTGLGLSLLPVGLRGKAFNALRQVRG; from the coding sequence ATGCCTAAAATTACTGTTTGCATTCCTACTTTTAATCGTGTTCATCTGCTTCCTTATGCAATTGACAGTGTATTGAATCAGTCTGAGCAAGACTTTGAGCTAATTGTTTGTGATGACGGTTCTAGCGATCGCACACCTGAGTTGATGTCACAGTACACAGACCACCGGATTAAATATATCCGTCATCTGCAAAATATTGGTAAAAGTAATAATATGCGCTCTGGCTTTGATGCTGCCAGCGGTGAATATTTTATTAAATTTGATGATGATGATCGGCTAACACCTGATTTTCTCGCAAGTACCGCAGCGATTCTCACTCAAGACTCTAGCATTGATTTTGTTGGTACAGACCATTGGATAATTGATATTAACAATGGGCGGGATGAGGCAAAAACTCAAGAAAATTCTCATCGCTGGGGTAGGAAGAATTTGCCAGCAGGTATTGTAGATAATTTGTTGGAAGTTGTATTTATTCACCAAAGCTTTCAAATTGGGGCAACATTATTTCGCCGTCAAACATTGCAAGAATTAGGATATATGCAGCCAAATCTGCAAAATTGTGAGGATAATGATTTATTTTTGCGTCTGGCTTTGGCTGGAAAAAATGGCTACTATTTACCAGAATTATTGATGGAATATCGCTCCCATGCAGAGCAGCAAGGTATCAATCGAGCCATTCCTTATTTATTTGACAAAATGCGGTATTTAGAAAGTTATAAATTTGAGTCTGAAAAAATAGAGACAATCAGGAAAAATCGTCTAACTGAAACGCAATTATTATTAGGTTTGCGTTTAATTGAAAAGGGTGAGACGCAAAAAGGCAGAGAACTAGTTTTAGCAGGACAGTCTTTTTCAACTCCTAAAGCTTGGACTGGTTTAGGATTATCGCTGTTACCAGTTGGGTTGCGAGGTAAGGCGTTTAATGCACTGCGACAGGTGCGGGGTTAG
- a CDS encoding extracellular catalytic domain type 1 short-chain-length polyhydroxyalkanoate depolymerase produces the protein MNIHLSFQLLKRVFIFFTLIGLVTACESIQAQQITARQSKVIFGASNGELTEQGSVRTYYIYTPKSYSSSRPMPLVLVFHGDDGSGRSISDVSGFNELAEQKGFIVVYPDGIDHTWSLRKKGKRKIDDISFVKNLINHLQQVRNIDKRKIYATGFSKGGILTQALTCQLSDQIAAFASVAGSLPMRLQQTCQPLLPVSMLMINGTNDQSVHYQGDEKTQKGALVSIPEVVNFWRDHNQCPTYAANDVAFALDNPRSSDRVKTYSYSGCSAGSEVLELAVVNGGHLWYGGTSNDKNVNKFNNNLGLDSTQMIWNFFERHTLPPVSSKRI, from the coding sequence GTGAATATTCATCTAAGTTTTCAGTTGTTGAAGCGAGTATTTATTTTTTTTACGTTAATTGGTTTAGTAACAGCTTGCGAATCAATTCAAGCACAGCAAATAACTGCTCGGCAATCCAAAGTTATTTTTGGTGCTAGTAATGGCGAATTAACTGAGCAAGGTTCTGTGCGTACTTACTATATTTATACACCCAAGTCTTATTCTTCTAGCCGTCCGATGCCATTAGTTTTAGTATTTCATGGGGACGATGGTAGCGGACGCTCTATTAGTGATGTCTCAGGGTTTAATGAATTAGCAGAACAAAAAGGGTTTATTGTAGTTTATCCTGATGGAATTGACCATACATGGAGCCTGAGAAAAAAGGGCAAAAGGAAGATTGATGATATCTCTTTTGTGAAGAATTTAATTAATCACCTACAGCAAGTTAGGAATATTGATAAGCGTAAAATCTACGCTACTGGCTTTTCTAAAGGTGGAATATTAACTCAGGCTTTGACTTGTCAACTATCTGATCAGATAGCTGCTTTTGCTTCTGTTGCTGGTTCTTTGCCAATGCGACTTCAACAAACATGCCAACCGCTTCTTCCTGTGTCAATGTTGATGATTAACGGCACAAACGACCAATCTGTACATTATCAGGGTGACGAAAAAACTCAAAAAGGAGCGCTCGTTTCGATTCCGGAAGTAGTAAATTTTTGGCGAGATCATAACCAATGTCCCACGTATGCTGCAAACGATGTAGCATTTGCCCTTGACAATCCTCGCAGTAGCGATAGAGTTAAAACCTATTCCTACTCCGGTTGTAGTGCTGGTTCCGAGGTTTTAGAATTGGCTGTAGTTAATGGGGGACATCTTTGGTACGGTGGTACTTCTAATGATAAAAATGTTAACAAGTTCAATAACAACCTGGGTTTGGACTCAACTCAGATGATTTGGAATTTCTTTGAGCGTCATACTCTACCTCCAGTTTCGAGCAAACGCATCTAA
- a CDS encoding gamma-glutamylcyclotransferase, translating to MSLSRSDLEAGNEQARLLEASHSGIKLTTLSEDELQRSLDETLQQQPVNSDIWIFAYGSLIWNPLITYVERRAGMIYGWHRRFCTWMILGYGTPENPGLLLGLDRGGSCRGIAYRIAAADVPSELLLIWRREMLAGVYVARWVRMFHGTQEFKAIAFVANRQHPRYADHIPFTTTVDSIATASGKLGDCADYLMRTVDGLIAEGIKDRQLLLLREQVLAKQQALLA from the coding sequence ATGTCACTCAGTCGTAGCGACCTCGAAGCCGGAAATGAACAGGCAAGACTATTAGAAGCATCACACTCTGGAATAAAGCTAACTACCCTGAGTGAAGATGAGTTACAGCGATCGCTTGATGAAACACTACAACAGCAACCAGTAAATTCTGATATCTGGATATTTGCCTACGGTTCGCTGATTTGGAATCCCCTAATCACATATGTCGAGCGCCGTGCTGGGATGATTTATGGTTGGCATCGGCGCTTCTGTACATGGATGATCCTCGGTTATGGGACTCCAGAGAATCCCGGATTACTCTTAGGACTTGATCGGGGCGGTAGTTGTCGTGGTATTGCTTATCGAATTGCTGCTGCCGATGTACCATCCGAATTACTGCTGATTTGGCGACGCGAGATGTTAGCTGGTGTCTACGTTGCTCGTTGGGTAAGGATGTTTCATGGTACGCAGGAATTCAAAGCGATCGCCTTCGTTGCCAATCGTCAACATCCCAGGTACGCTGATCATATACCATTCACAACCACTGTTGATAGTATTGCCACCGCATCTGGAAAATTGGGTGACTGCGCTGATTATCTCATGAGAACTGTCGATGGATTAATCGCAGAAGGCATTAAAGATAGACAATTACTCTTATTACGCGAACAAGTGCTGGCAAAACAACAAGCGCTTTTAGCTTAG
- a CDS encoding SDR family NAD(P)-dependent oxidoreductase, whose translation MTGKLEGKVAIITGASAGIGEATAIALASVGATVVLAARRGDRIQALTKRIEASGGKALPIVTDVTDETQVNNLVAKANAELGRVDILVNNAGIALLGTIEAGNSSDWRRSFDLNVLGLLYATHAVLPLLKAQKSGHIVNISSVAGRTARAGVGVYNATKWGVNALSEALRQEVYKDNIRVTIIEPGLVDTEIDNQITDPIAKQGIEERRKAITPLQSEDIAAAIVYAVTQPSRVNVNEILIRPTGQEH comes from the coding sequence ATGACAGGTAAATTAGAGGGGAAAGTAGCAATTATTACTGGCGCTTCAGCGGGAATTGGAGAAGCAACTGCGATCGCCTTGGCTTCAGTTGGAGCAACAGTAGTACTCGCTGCTAGGCGTGGCGATCGCATTCAGGCATTGACAAAACGCATCGAAGCTAGTGGTGGCAAGGCATTGCCTATTGTCACCGATGTGACTGATGAAACCCAGGTAAATAACTTGGTGGCAAAGGCAAATGCAGAATTGGGAAGGGTCGATATCCTCGTCAACAATGCAGGGATTGCCTTACTCGGTACCATTGAAGCTGGAAATAGCTCAGACTGGCGGCGATCGTTCGACCTCAACGTACTAGGATTGCTATATGCTACTCACGCTGTTTTGCCTCTGTTGAAGGCGCAAAAATCAGGGCATATAGTCAATATCTCCTCAGTGGCTGGTCGGACAGCGCGGGCGGGCGTCGGTGTTTATAATGCTACCAAATGGGGTGTGAATGCTCTCTCGGAAGCATTGCGCCAAGAAGTCTACAAGGACAATATCCGCGTCACCATCATCGAACCAGGTTTGGTGGATACGGAAATTGACAACCAAATTACCGATCCCATTGCCAAACAAGGCATCGAAGAACGACGCAAGGCAATTACACCTCTGCAAAGCGAAGACATTGCAGCTGCGATCGTTTACGCCGTCACCCAGCCATCGCGCGTTAATGTCAACGAAATCCTCATCCGACCAACGGGACAAGAACATTAA
- a CDS encoding ISKra4 family transposase (programmed frameshift), with product MTPEQKQALQEHIQAIAKILYEDTLPERLISLAGIEEAVRSQMHKHVMPEVGGFFIETVTGTRAGYQRRLKSILGELPITSRQALQLEVPSSNQLSPYLEICCLRVSANVSDEDAAADIEYFTGIQVSRSSQQRLVHRQNFELPTQEDTVEELSVDGGNIRVRTPEGEICAWLGYKAISLHDNGTIGTSFQDNQVVIDWVNHQPLASTLTCIGDGHDGIWNIIDQLAPDVQRREVLDWFHLIENLHKVGGSQKRLKQAQTLLWKGQVEATIALFADCKGKQAQNFCRYLDKHCDRIINYQYHQAEQICSIGSGSVESAVKQVDRRTKISGAQWKRENVPQVLAHRCAYLNGLLSV from the exons ATGACCCCAGAACAAAAGCAAGCTCTTCAAGAACATATTCAAGCGATCGCTAAAATACTATATGAAGATACGCTACCAGAAAGACTAATAAGCCTTGCAGGAATTGAAGAGGCAGTGCGAAGTCAAATGCATAAGCATGTCATGCCAGAAGTAGGGG GTTTTTTTATCGAAACGGTTACGGGCACAAGGGCAGGGTATCAACGACGACTAAAAAGTATTCTGGGAGAATTACCAATCACAAGCAGGCAAGCGCTGCAATTGGAAGTCCCTTCCAGCAATCAACTGAGTCCATATCTGGAAATTTGCTGCCTACGCGTGAGTGCTAATGTCAGCGATGAAGATGCAGCAGCAGATATTGAGTATTTTACAGGCATACAAGTTTCCCGCAGTAGTCAACAGCGATTGGTGCATCGTCAAAACTTTGAGTTACCGACGCAAGAAGACACGGTTGAAGAATTAAGCGTCGATGGTGGAAACATTCGTGTCCGCACTCCTGAAGGTGAAATATGTGCTTGGCTTGGCTATAAAGCCATTAGCTTACATGATAATGGAACCATTGGAACGTCTTTTCAAGATAATCAGGTTGTAATTGATTGGGTTAATCACCAACCACTAGCTAGCACACTCACTTGTATTGGTGATGGACATGACGGCATTTGGAATATAATTGACCAATTAGCACCTGATGTACAACGTCGAGAAGTACTGGATTGGTTCCATTTGATAGAAAACCTCCACAAAGTTGGGGGTTCACAAAAACGCTTGAAACAAGCACAAACTTTACTATGGAAAGGTCAAGTTGAGGCTACTATTGCCCTATTCGCTGATTGTAAGGGTAAACAAGCACAAAATTTTTGCCGTTATCTCGATAAACATTGCGATCGCATTATCAACTACCAATACCATCAAGCTGAACAAATTTGTTCAATTGGTTCTGGTTCGGTTGAATCTGCCGTTAAACAGGTTGACCGTCGAACTAAGATTTCCGGCGCCCAGTGGAAGCGGGAAAATGTACCTCAAGTCCTTGCCCATCGTTGTGCCTACCTTAATGGATTGTTGTCTGTTTGA
- a CDS encoding MFS transporter: protein MSGSQKNWVLLGVGLGVFMSTLDLGIINVALPTLVQAFDTSFPTTQWAVLSYQLVSSSLVLGATRLGDMWGKKSLYQGGLVLFTFSSLLCGFAPGIEWLIGFRALQGLGAVFISGLGLAIITEVFPSSERGRAVGIIGSVVSLGIAFGPSAGGLLLSLSGWHSIFFINVPLGIIASFLIARVVPPSVGIQGKQKFDFFGAILALLTLGSFGLGMTLGQSQGFSSSNALILLAIAAASFMTFLVVEAIVEQPLLELNLFRNLQLSMGLLSGWLAFTVIGGSLLIVPFFLEGVKHYSTIKVGLLLAVSPVLSGLIAPLAGILSDRFGGRVISSIGLGLMIGGCLGISTFDAQITELGYVSRYFIYGIGLGLFLSPNNSTVMGAAPRERLGIASGLLSLSRTLGNTVGVSLIGAVFGALIASMSAGADVSVAPPEAIVAGFQGTFRFAALILCGAAVASVLRSSNRQGAVEVGEE from the coding sequence TTGTCAGGCTCTCAAAAAAATTGGGTCTTACTCGGTGTCGGACTTGGGGTATTCATGTCTACCCTAGATCTCGGCATCATCAATGTTGCTTTGCCCACATTGGTGCAAGCCTTTGATACCAGTTTCCCAACGACCCAATGGGCTGTATTGAGTTACCAGTTGGTCAGTTCCAGTTTAGTTTTGGGGGCAACGCGTCTAGGGGATATGTGGGGCAAAAAGTCCTTATATCAGGGGGGACTTGTTCTGTTCACTTTCAGTTCGCTATTATGTGGTTTTGCACCTGGTATTGAGTGGTTGATCGGCTTTCGGGCCCTTCAAGGACTAGGGGCTGTGTTCATTTCTGGGCTTGGTTTGGCAATCATCACAGAAGTTTTTCCCTCTTCCGAACGAGGTCGGGCTGTTGGCATCATCGGTAGTGTAGTGTCACTGGGAATCGCTTTTGGCCCCTCTGCTGGCGGACTGCTTCTAAGCTTGTCAGGCTGGCATAGTATATTCTTCATCAATGTACCGCTGGGGATCATAGCTAGTTTCTTAATAGCTAGGGTGGTGCCACCTTCTGTAGGCATTCAGGGCAAACAGAAATTTGACTTTTTTGGAGCCATATTGGCTTTATTGACTCTGGGTAGTTTTGGGCTGGGTATGACGCTAGGGCAAAGCCAGGGCTTTAGCAGTAGCAATGCATTGATATTATTAGCGATCGCCGCCGCGAGTTTTATGACTTTTTTGGTAGTTGAAGCGATCGTAGAGCAGCCACTATTAGAGCTAAACCTGTTTCGCAATCTTCAGTTGAGTATGGGTTTGCTAAGTGGCTGGCTAGCATTCACTGTTATTGGCGGTTCACTGCTCATCGTCCCTTTCTTTCTAGAGGGCGTCAAGCATTATTCGACGATAAAAGTGGGGCTGCTATTAGCCGTGTCGCCTGTACTTAGTGGGTTAATTGCCCCACTAGCTGGAATACTTTCAGACCGCTTTGGCGGTCGAGTGATCAGTTCCATTGGGCTGGGGTTGATGATTGGCGGCTGTCTGGGGATCAGCACCTTTGATGCTCAAATAACTGAGTTAGGCTATGTGTCGCGCTATTTTATTTACGGCATTGGACTGGGTTTATTCCTATCGCCCAACAACAGCACTGTCATGGGAGCAGCACCGAGGGAGCGGCTAGGGATTGCTTCTGGGTTGCTGTCTTTGTCACGTACTTTAGGGAACACAGTAGGAGTTTCTCTAATCGGGGCAGTATTTGGAGCGCTAATCGCTAGCATGTCTGCGGGTGCAGATGTCTCTGTTGCCCCTCCTGAGGCGATCGTTGCGGGGTTCCAAGGAACTTTTCGCTTCGCAGCCCTAATACTTTGTGGAGCAGCAGTTGCATCCGTTTTGAGGAGCAGTAACAGGCAGGGGGCAGTGGAGGTAGGGGAGGAATAA
- a CDS encoding type II toxin-antitoxin system HicB family antitoxin: MKIRAIIHPAEEGGFWAEVPALPGCITEGDTIEEVMANLKDAIEGWLEVANSRNAIESTDQVVEIAV, translated from the coding sequence ATGAAAATCAGAGCAATCATTCATCCAGCAGAAGAAGGCGGCTTTTGGGCAGAGGTTCCCGCGCTTCCCGGTTGTATTACCGAAGGAGATACCATAGAAGAGGTAATGGCTAATTTAAAAGATGCTATTGAAGGTTGGCTTGAAGTTGCCAACAGTCGTAATGCAATTGAGTCAACAGATCAAGTTGTCGAAATTGCTGTATGA
- a CDS encoding LLM class flavin-dependent oxidoreductase, translating to MQIGLFHQMWATPNIEDREFFAQTIADVQLAETLGFESCSFGEHHFIRERPFYGRLPVPEVFIARLAGETTRIKLGTAIKILTLESPLRFAESVSLLDLLTDGRVMFGLGHGSPADMEHTGFSQEEKHQIFRQLLLEVLDYLSPQRQGSQITPVPRQGLRKLFWLGVRDRETIVLAAKLGLNLLVGQGEGAAAQNIYSDIYRQAGGTGALRGFRLVYVAQTDAEAQKTVASSAEIFFSVREKLPAYIEAQRQGRIPVGPPKDLADMLKRINYIVGSPATVAAQLNEYLAATQVDRLGIKIHLPGLANEHVRQTMKLFAQEVAPKVQLSKQAQAA from the coding sequence ATGCAGATTGGACTGTTCCACCAAATGTGGGCTACTCCTAATATTGAAGACCGGGAATTTTTTGCTCAGACGATCGCCGATGTGCAATTGGCTGAGACACTAGGTTTTGAATCCTGCTCTTTTGGAGAACATCATTTTATCAGAGAGCGGCCTTTTTATGGTCGATTACCAGTTCCAGAAGTGTTCATCGCTAGGCTAGCCGGGGAAACGACCCGAATTAAACTTGGCACAGCAATTAAAATTCTCACCTTAGAAAGTCCACTACGTTTTGCAGAATCTGTATCTTTATTGGATTTACTAACTGATGGTAGGGTGATGTTTGGGCTAGGTCATGGAAGTCCTGCTGATATGGAACATACTGGCTTCAGCCAAGAGGAAAAACATCAAATCTTCCGTCAGCTACTTCTGGAAGTACTAGACTACCTTTCACCTCAGCGACAAGGCTCCCAAATTACACCAGTACCCCGCCAAGGGTTAAGAAAATTGTTCTGGTTAGGGGTACGCGATCGCGAAACCATAGTCTTAGCTGCTAAACTTGGTCTTAATCTACTAGTCGGACAAGGGGAAGGAGCAGCTGCTCAAAACATCTATAGCGATATCTATCGCCAAGCAGGTGGTACTGGAGCATTACGAGGGTTTAGGCTGGTGTACGTTGCCCAAACTGATGCCGAAGCTCAAAAGACAGTTGCCTCATCTGCCGAAATATTCTTCAGCGTTAGAGAAAAGTTACCAGCATACATAGAAGCACAACGTCAAGGACGTATCCCCGTAGGGCCGCCGAAAGACTTAGCAGATATGTTGAAGCGCATCAATTACATTGTAGGTTCCCCCGCAACTGTTGCTGCACAACTTAACGAGTATCTTGCAGCCACTCAGGTAGACCGCTTGGGGATCAAGATTCATCTGCCAGGACTGGCGAATGAGCATGTAAGGCAAACAATGAAGCTATTCGCCCAAGAGGTTGCCCCTAAGGTGCAGTTATCAAAACAAGCACAGGCAGCCTAA
- a CDS encoding DUF29 domain-containing protein, whose translation MPSPSLYETDFYAWTQEQATLLRDQQWSQIDLQNLIEEIQSLGKQQRQELRNRLSVLIGHLLKWEYQSGRRSRSWLATLRIQRLDIAELLEDNPSLKPYLEEALCKAYLKGVELAVGETDLPKRTFPVECPYSLVEIVDYDFYPGEPSKLLDESEQ comes from the coding sequence ATGCCTTCACCAAGCCTCTACGAAACTGATTTTTACGCTTGGACACAGGAACAAGCAACTTTACTTCGTGATCAGCAGTGGAGTCAGATTGATTTACAAAATCTGATTGAGGAGATTCAATCTTTGGGTAAACAGCAACGTCAAGAACTGCGAAACCGTCTGAGTGTGTTGATTGGACATTTACTAAAATGGGAGTACCAGTCAGGGCGGCGTAGTCGTAGCTGGTTAGCAACACTTCGGATTCAACGTTTAGATATTGCTGAACTGCTTGAAGACAATCCTAGCCTCAAGCCTTACCTTGAAGAAGCACTTTGCAAAGCCTACCTTAAAGGTGTCGAATTAGCTGTTGGAGAAACAGATTTGCCCAAGCGGACTTTTCCGGTAGAGTGTCCCTACAGTTTGGTAGAGATTGTGGACTATGATTTCTACCCCGGTGAACCAAGCAAGTTACTAGATGAATCAGAGCAGTAA
- a CDS encoding ester cyclase, producing MSDIEDKKIIARRWIELISEHRIEDICEMTAPTWKMHGGLPGLPPGPDGVRKLFGSFGAMEQKWTIEDVIAEGDKVVVRATNTCAQESFFGIPSHGREQTFTAMFIHWIVDGKIIETWRNADDLGRVLQLGARIEPRTSGQ from the coding sequence ATGTCTGACATTGAAGACAAAAAAATAATTGCTCGACGGTGGATTGAACTCATTAGTGAGCATCGGATTGAAGATATCTGCGAGATGACCGCCCCAACTTGGAAGATGCACGGTGGTTTACCTGGGCTTCCCCCAGGGCCAGATGGAGTACGTAAACTCTTTGGTTCATTTGGGGCTATGGAGCAGAAATGGACAATTGAAGACGTAATTGCTGAAGGTGACAAAGTTGTGGTGCGTGCAACCAACACCTGCGCTCAGGAAAGTTTCTTTGGAATACCTAGTCATGGTCGAGAGCAGACGTTCACGGCTATGTTCATTCATTGGATTGTTGATGGCAAGATAATTGAAACCTGGCGAAACGCTGATGATCTCGGACGAGTTCTTCAGCTTGGGGCGCGGATTGAGCCAAGAACGTCTGGGCAATGA
- a CDS encoding type II toxin-antitoxin system HicA family toxin, whose amino-acid sequence MKSISGKQLCKIVEQKGWVLQRITGSHHIYENLEVEKILSIPVHRNQDLKVGTLKALMKIAQLSEEDLL is encoded by the coding sequence ATGAAATCGATTTCCGGCAAGCAACTTTGTAAGATTGTGGAGCAAAAAGGTTGGGTTTTGCAAAGAATTACTGGCAGTCATCATATTTATGAAAACCTTGAAGTAGAAAAAATCTTGTCAATTCCTGTTCACCGCAATCAAGACTTGAAAGTTGGAACCTTGAAAGCCTTGATGAAAATAGCCCAGCTATCTGAGGAAGATTTACTTTAA